Within Micromonospora narathiwatensis, the genomic segment CCGCGGCGGACGTCGCGGCCGAGGGCGCGACGGTCTGGGTGCAGGACTACCAACTGCAGCTCGTGCCGGCGATGCTCCGCGAGCTGCGCCCGGACCTGCGGATCGGGTTCTTCCTGCACATCCCGTTCCCGCCGATCGAGCTGTTCATGCAGATGCCGTTCCGCACCGAGATCCTGCGCGGCCTGCTCGGCGCCGATCTGGTCGGTTTCCAGCAGCGGCTGGCGGCGCAGAACTTCGTCCGGCTCGCCCGGCACCTGCTCGGCCTGCGCTACGAGGGGCAGATGATCCAGGTCGACGGGCGGCAAGTCAAGGCCGGTGCGTTCCCCATCTCCATCGACACCAAGGAGATGGAGCGGATGGCCGCCGACCCGGCGATCCAGGCCCGGGCCAAGCAGATCCGCGAGGAGCTGGGCAATCCTCGGACGATCATCCTGGGCGTCGACCGACTGGACTACACCAAGGGCATCGAACTCCGGCTCAAGGCCTTCCGCGAACTTCTCGCTGACGGAAAGTTGACAGTTCCCGACGCGGTTATGGTGCAGGTCGCCACCCCGAGCCGCGAGCGCGTCGAGCACTACCAGGCACTACGGGTCAAGGTGGAACGCGAGGTTGGCCGGATTAACGGCGAATTCGGACGGGTGGGCGTGCCGGCAGTGCATTATCTGCATCAGTCGTACAGTCGCTCCGAACTCGCCGCGATGTACGTCGCGGCAGACGTGATGATGGTGACCCCGCTGCGAGACGGAATGAATCTGGTGGCCAAGGAGTACGTGGCATCGCGCGCCGACCAGGGCGGCGCGCTCGTGCTCAGTGAGTTCGCCGGCGCCGCGACAGAGCTGCGCCAGGCGTTTTTGTGTAATCCCCACGACCCCGACGCGGTCAAGGACGCGCTGCTGCGCGCCGTGCACGTCGAGAGACCGGAGGCCCGCCGGCGCATGCGGATAATGCAGCGCCACCTGCGTACCCACGACGTCGGCCACTGGGCCACGTCGTTCCTGACCGAACTCGGTGTGCCGGATGCGGAGGCCGCGTGAACACCACCGCCACCGCCACCCCGCACGCCGGGACGCTGGATCCCGAGCTGCGCGCCGCCATCGGCCGCATCGCCCGCGTACCCCAGCTCCTGGTCGCCTGCGACTACGACGGCACCCTCGCGCCGATCGTCGAGGACCCGAGCAAGGCCGTACCGCTACCCGAGTCGGTGGCCGCGATCCGGGCGCTGGCCTCGATGCCGCAGACCACCGTCGCGGTGGTCTCCGGGCGCGCGCTGCGCGACCTGGCCGCGCTCTCCCGGCTGCCCAGCGAGGTCCATCTCGTCGGCAGCCACGGCTCCGAGTTCGACATCGGCTTCGTCGAGCGGCTCTCCCCCGAGCTGATCGCCGTGCGGACCCGGCTGCGTGACGCGCTGCGCGAGATCGCCACGGCCCATCCGGGCGTACGCCTGGAGCGCAAGCCGGCCAGCGTCGCCGTGCACACCCGCGGGGTCGACCCGCAGGTCGCCGCCTCGGCCATCGAGGCGGTCCGCAACGGCCCCGCCACCTGGGCGGACGTGACGGTCACCCAGGGCAAGGAGGTCATCGAGCTGTCGGTGGTGGCCACCCACAAGGGCACCGCGGTCGACCAGCTCCGGACCCAGCTCGCGGCGAGCGCCGTGCTCTTCATCGGCGACGACGTCACCGACGAGAACGCCTTCGGCAACCTGCAGGGCCCGGACGTGGGCATCAAGATCGGCCCCGGGGACACCCAGGCCGACTACCGGGTGGCCGAGCCGATCGAGGCGGCCCGGGCGCTGGGCCTGCTGCTGGAGACCCGCCGGCACTGGCTGTTCGGCGAGCGGGCGGTGCCGATCGAGCGGCACTCGATGCTGGCCAACGGGCGGACGGTGGCGCTGGTCACCCCGGAGGCGAAGATCACCTGGCTCTGCCACCCGAAGCCGGATGCTTCGGCGATCTTCGCCGATCTGGTGGGCGGCAGTCCGGCCGGGCACTTCACCGTCGGCCCCGAGCGCGGCGGCATCCCGCTCGGCCAGCGGTACCGCAGCGGCACGATGACCGTGGAGACCCGCTGGTCGGGCCTGACCGTCACCGACTGGCTGGACCTGCCGGCGAAGGAGACCACGCCGGACGGCGCGGCGGTCGTCACCGGCGACTCGACGCTGGTCCGGCTGCTCAGCGGCACCGGCCGGGCCCGGATCGACTTCGCGCCGCGGCCCGAGTTCGGTCAGGTCGCGGTGCAACTCCAGCCGATCGACGACGGCCTGCTGGTGCTCGGCTCCAACGAGCCAATCTCGCTCTACTCGCCCGGCGTCGAGTGGGACGTCACCAGCGACGGGGTCAACGAGACGGCGAAGGCCGTGGTGGACCTCTCCGCGACGGGCGGGCAGGTGGTGCTGGAGCTGCGCTTCGGCACGCAGAGCCTGGAGCACCACCGGGTGCCGATCCACGAGCGGCAGGCCACGGCCGAGCAGCCCTGGCGGGACTGGGTGGCCGGGCTGCGCCTGCCCAGCACCGCCCGCGAACTGGTCGCCCGGAGCGCGCTCACCCTGCGCGGCCTCTGCCACGAGGCCACCGGCTCGATCCTCGCCGCGGCGACCACCTCGCTGCCCGAGGAACTGGGCGGCGTCCGCAACTGGGACTACCGCTACTGCTGGTTGCGGGACGCGGCGATGACCGCCCGGGCGCTGGTCGACCTCGGCTCGACCGAGGAGGCGGAGGGGCTGCTGCGCTGGATCGACGGCGTCGTCGAGCGCACCGGCGGGCACCCGGAGCGGCTGCACCCGCTCTACACCGTCGACGGGTACGAGTTGGGCGCCGAGGCGGTCATCGACACCCTGCCCGGCTACGCCGGCTCCCGGCCGGTCCGGGTCGGCAACCTCGCCAACCACCAGCTCCAGCTCGACGTGTTCGGCCCGGTCGCGGACCTGATCGCCGCGGTCGCGGACGCTCGCGGCTCGGTCCGCGACGACGAGTGGCGGGTGCTGGAGAACATGGTCGAGGCGGTCCGCCGCCGCTGGCACGAGCCCGACCACGGCATCTGGGAGGCGCGCCTGCCACCACGGCACCACGTCTACTCGAAGGTGATGCTGTGGATGACGGTCGACCGGGCGCTGCACGTGGTGCGGCAGCACGGCGGTGAGGACCGGCCGGAGTGGGTGGAGCTGCGCGACCGGATCGGCGCCAACGTGCTGGAGTACGGCTGGCACGCCGACGCCGAGGCGTACAGCGTCGCGTACGGGCACGAGGACATGGACGCCTCGTCGCTCTGGATCGGCCTGTCCGGGCTGCTCCCGGGGGACGACCCGCGCTTCCTGTCGACCGTGCTCAAGATCGAGGCGGACCTGCGCAGCGGCCCGGTCGTCTACCGGTACCACTGGGACGACGGCCTGCCCGGCCGGGAGGGCGGCTTCCACATCTGCACGTCGTGGCTGATCGAGGCGTACCTGCGCACCGGCCGGCGTACCGACGCGGAGGAGCTGTTCGCCCAGATGGTCGACACGGCGGGTCCGACCGGGCTGCTCCCGGAGCAGTACGACCCGCTCGCCGAGCGCGGGCTGGGCAACCACCCGCAGGCGTACAGCCACCTGGGGCTCATCCGCTGCGCCCTGCTGCTGGACAACATGCTCAAGCAGTGACCTGACCAGCACTTCGACGATGTGGCGGTGTCCGGGTGACCGGGACACCGCCACATCGGCGTATAGGGCCGATCAGACGGCGTCCAGGGTGCCGACCACGTCGCCGACCACGACGATCGCGGGTGGGCGGAGAGCGGCGGCCGTCACGTCCGCGGCCACCGCGCCCAACGTCGAACGGAGCATCCGCTGGGCGGCCGTAGTGCCCTCCTGGATCACCGCCGCCGGGGTCTGCGCCGGCCTGCCGTGCGCGACCAGGGTCGCGCTGATCGCGGCGAGGTTCTTCAGCCCCATCAGGATCACCAGGGTGCCGCGAAGGCCGGCGAGGGCGTCCCAGCGGACGAGCGAGGTCGGCGAGTCCGGCGCGACGTGCCCGGAGACCACCGTGAACTCGTGCGCCACCGCCCGGTGGGTGACCGGCACGCCGGCCACCGCGGGCACGGCGATCGCGCTCGTCACCCCGGGAACCACGGTCACCGGCACACCCGCCTCGGCGCAGGCCAGCAGCTCCTCGCCGCCCCGGCCGAAGACGTACGGGTCACCGCCCTTGAGCCGGACCACGGCCCGACCGGCCAGGGCCCGGTCCACCAGGATCCGGTTGATCTCCTCCTGGGCGCGGGACGGCCCGTACGGGATCTTCGAGGCGTCCACCAGCTCGACGTCGGGGCGCAACTCGTCGAGGAGCAACCCGGGGACGAGGCGGTCGGCGACCACCACGTCGGCCTCGGTGAGCAGCCGCCAGCCCCGTACGGTGATCAGCTCCGGGTCGCCCGGTCCCGCCCCGACCAGGGCCACCCGTCCAGGGGCGCCACCGGCCGTACCGGTGGGCAGGTCGGGGCGCGCGCTCAGCAGGTCGCGGACGGCGTCCCGGACGGTCATCGCACGGCGGGGGTCGCCACCACCGAGCACGGCGACGGTGACCGGGCCGTGCCGGGTGACCGCCGGGGTCCACGCGGTGGCCGCCACCCGGTCGTCGGCGCGTACGCAGAAGATCCGGCGCTCGGCGGCGGCGGCGCTGACCTCGGCCGCGGCGGCCGGATCGTCGACCGCCGCCTGAACCAGCCAGGCGCCGTCCAGATCGGCGGGTACGAAGCGACGCGGCTCCCAGCGCAGCCGGCCGGCGTCGGCGTGCGCCCGCAGCGCCGGGGTCAGCTCCGGCGCGACCAGCAGGACGTCCGCCCCGGCGTCGAGCAGCGCCGGCACCCGGCGGGTGGCCACCGCTCCCCCACCCACCACGACCACCCGCCGGCCGGCCAGCCGGAGCCCGAGGGGGTACGGATTCGCCGTCACGCGGCCGCCTCGCTCCGCTCGGCGGCGGCGCGACGCGCCCCGGTGCTGAGCCAACTGGTTCGCTCGCTCACTTCTCGGCCACTCCCGCCGAGTCGAAGGTGGCCACCTCGTGCAGCACCCGAACCGCGCCGGTGACGACCGGGAGGGCGAGCAGCGCGCCGGTCCCCTCGCCGAGGCGCAGACCGAGGTCGATCAGCGGGTCGAGGCCGAGGTGCCGCAGGGCGGCGGTGGCACCCGGCTCGGCGGAGCGGTGCCCGGCCACCATCGCCCCGACCGCGTCCGGCGCGAACGCGGCGGCGGCCAGCGCGCCGCTGACCGCGATCACCCCGTCCAGCAGCACCGGCACCCGGCGGGCGGCGGCGCCCAGGATCAGCCCGGCCAGCGCCGCGTGCTCCAGCCCGCCGACCGTGGCCAGCACGCCGAGCGGATCGGCCGGGTCGGGCGCGTGCCGGTCGAGCGCGGCCCGCACCACGGCGACCTTCCGGGCGTACGTCTCGTCGTCCACCCCGGTGCCCCGCCCGGTCGCCTCGGCCGGGTCGACCCCGGTGAACGCGGCCACCAGCGCGGCGGCCGGGGTGGTGTTGCCGATGCCCATGTCCCCGGTCAGCAGGATGCCCGCCCCGCCGTCGACCAGCTCCCCGGCCACCCGGATGCCGGTCTCGACCGCGGCCCGGGCCTCGTCCCGGGTGAGCGCGGCGGTGACCGTCAGGTCCCGCGTGCCGGCCCGCACGTTCGCCGCGACCAGCCGGGGGCCCGCCGGGCCGGCGGAGACCGTCGGGTCGACCGGGAGCGGGGTGGCCACGCCGACGTCGACCACGGTGACCGAGGCGCCGGCCTGCCGGGCGAACGCGTTGACCACCGCGCCGCCGGCCAGGAAGTTGCCGATCATCTGGGCGGTGACCTCCTGCGGCCACGGGGTGACGCCCTGGGCGTGCACGCCGTGGTCACCGGCGAAGATGGCCACCGCGGCCGGCTCGGGCAGCGGCGGCGGGCAGGCCCCGGCCAGCCCGGCGAGCCGTACGGAGAGGGGCTCCAGGGCGCCGAGGGAGCCGGCCGGCTTGGTCAACCGTCCCTGGAGGTCGCGGGCCGCCGCCATGGCGGTCTCGTCCAGCGGCCGGATCGCCGCGACAGTGGACTCCAACATCACTCCTCCAGGATTTCCGCCAACACCTCGACGAACGCGTCGCTCGTCGCCGGATCGCGCACCGCGATCCGCAGCCAGTCCGGGCCGAGCCCGGGGAACGTGTCGCCCCGGCGTACCGCCCAG encodes:
- the cobA gene encoding uroporphyrinogen-III C-methyltransferase; its protein translation is MTANPYPLGLRLAGRRVVVVGGGAVATRRVPALLDAGADVLLVAPELTPALRAHADAGRLRWEPRRFVPADLDGAWLVQAAVDDPAAAAEVSAAAAERRIFCVRADDRVAATAWTPAVTRHGPVTVAVLGGGDPRRAMTVRDAVRDLLSARPDLPTGTAGGAPGRVALVGAGPGDPELITVRGWRLLTEADVVVADRLVPGLLLDELRPDVELVDASKIPYGPSRAQEEINRILVDRALAGRAVVRLKGGDPYVFGRGGEELLACAEAGVPVTVVPGVTSAIAVPAVAGVPVTHRAVAHEFTVVSGHVAPDSPTSLVRWDALAGLRGTLVILMGLKNLAAISATLVAHGRPAQTPAAVIQEGTTAAQRMLRSTLGAVAADVTAAALRPPAIVVVGDVVGTLDAV
- the otsB gene encoding trehalose-phosphatase, producing MNTTATATPHAGTLDPELRAAIGRIARVPQLLVACDYDGTLAPIVEDPSKAVPLPESVAAIRALASMPQTTVAVVSGRALRDLAALSRLPSEVHLVGSHGSEFDIGFVERLSPELIAVRTRLRDALREIATAHPGVRLERKPASVAVHTRGVDPQVAASAIEAVRNGPATWADVTVTQGKEVIELSVVATHKGTAVDQLRTQLAASAVLFIGDDVTDENAFGNLQGPDVGIKIGPGDTQADYRVAEPIEAARALGLLLETRRHWLFGERAVPIERHSMLANGRTVALVTPEAKITWLCHPKPDASAIFADLVGGSPAGHFTVGPERGGIPLGQRYRSGTMTVETRWSGLTVTDWLDLPAKETTPDGAAVVTGDSTLVRLLSGTGRARIDFAPRPEFGQVAVQLQPIDDGLLVLGSNEPISLYSPGVEWDVTSDGVNETAKAVVDLSATGGQVVLELRFGTQSLEHHRVPIHERQATAEQPWRDWVAGLRLPSTARELVARSALTLRGLCHEATGSILAAATTSLPEELGGVRNWDYRYCWLRDAAMTARALVDLGSTEEAEGLLRWIDGVVERTGGHPERLHPLYTVDGYELGAEAVIDTLPGYAGSRPVRVGNLANHQLQLDVFGPVADLIAAVADARGSVRDDEWRVLENMVEAVRRRWHEPDHGIWEARLPPRHHVYSKVMLWMTVDRALHVVRQHGGEDRPEWVELRDRIGANVLEYGWHADAEAYSVAYGHEDMDASSLWIGLSGLLPGDDPRFLSTVLKIEADLRSGPVVYRYHWDDGLPGREGGFHICTSWLIEAYLRTGRRTDAEELFAQMVDTAGPTGLLPEQYDPLAERGLGNHPQAYSHLGLIRCALLLDNMLKQ
- the cobT gene encoding nicotinate-nucleotide--dimethylbenzimidazole phosphoribosyltransferase translates to MLESTVAAIRPLDETAMAAARDLQGRLTKPAGSLGALEPLSVRLAGLAGACPPPLPEPAAVAIFAGDHGVHAQGVTPWPQEVTAQMIGNFLAGGAVVNAFARQAGASVTVVDVGVATPLPVDPTVSAGPAGPRLVAANVRAGTRDLTVTAALTRDEARAAVETGIRVAGELVDGGAGILLTGDMGIGNTTPAAALVAAFTGVDPAEATGRGTGVDDETYARKVAVVRAALDRHAPDPADPLGVLATVGGLEHAALAGLILGAAARRVPVLLDGVIAVSGALAAAAFAPDAVGAMVAGHRSAEPGATAALRHLGLDPLIDLGLRLGEGTGALLALPVVTGAVRVLHEVATFDSAGVAEK
- a CDS encoding alpha,alpha-trehalose-phosphate synthase (UDP-forming), whose protein sequence is MTVRSSFVVVANRLPVDEVSTPEGRQWRRSPGGLVTALHPVLAAHQGTWVGWAGGTGAAPEPFDLEGIRLHPVPLSAEELERYYEGQSNATIWPLYHDAVETPAYKRRWREAYRLVNARFAEAAADVAAEGATVWVQDYQLQLVPAMLRELRPDLRIGFFLHIPFPPIELFMQMPFRTEILRGLLGADLVGFQQRLAAQNFVRLARHLLGLRYEGQMIQVDGRQVKAGAFPISIDTKEMERMAADPAIQARAKQIREELGNPRTIILGVDRLDYTKGIELRLKAFRELLADGKLTVPDAVMVQVATPSRERVEHYQALRVKVEREVGRINGEFGRVGVPAVHYLHQSYSRSELAAMYVAADVMMVTPLRDGMNLVAKEYVASRADQGGALVLSEFAGAATELRQAFLCNPHDPDAVKDALLRAVHVERPEARRRMRIMQRHLRTHDVGHWATSFLTELGVPDAEAA